A window from Streptomyces sp. NBC_00335 encodes these proteins:
- a CDS encoding TetR family transcriptional regulator, with the protein MSQPAKTSPRASAASDAPETPAGTKAAAQRLKMRRELAAAAMALFANKGYEATTVDEIASVAGVARRTFFRHFRSKEEAIFPDHDDTLTRAEAVLDVAPAHEHPLDTVCRGIKEVMKMYAASPAVSVERYRLTREVPALREREIASVARYERLFTRYLLAHFDETDHHDGNDDPLLAEVAASAVVTAHNHVLRRWLRAGGQGDVEAQLDHAFAIVRKTFGSGIGAGRTLSTPPEPATAPASVRTQGEVLVAVARTDAPLDEVMRTIEEALRNK; encoded by the coding sequence ATGTCCCAGCCCGCCAAGACCTCACCCCGCGCCTCCGCGGCCTCCGACGCCCCGGAGACCCCGGCCGGCACCAAGGCGGCCGCTCAGCGGCTCAAGATGCGCCGCGAGCTGGCGGCGGCCGCCATGGCGCTCTTCGCGAACAAGGGGTACGAGGCCACGACGGTCGACGAGATCGCCTCGGTGGCCGGGGTCGCGCGCCGGACCTTCTTCCGGCACTTCCGGTCCAAGGAAGAGGCGATCTTCCCGGACCACGACGACACCCTGACCCGCGCCGAGGCCGTCCTCGACGTGGCCCCGGCGCACGAGCACCCGCTCGACACGGTGTGCCGGGGGATCAAGGAAGTCATGAAGATGTACGCCGCCTCGCCGGCGGTGTCGGTGGAGCGCTACCGGCTCACCCGCGAGGTGCCGGCGCTGCGGGAGCGGGAGATCGCCTCGGTCGCCCGCTACGAGCGGCTGTTCACCCGCTACCTGCTGGCCCATTTCGACGAGACCGACCACCACGACGGCAACGACGACCCGCTGCTGGCGGAGGTCGCCGCCTCGGCGGTGGTCACGGCCCACAACCACGTGCTGCGGCGCTGGCTGCGGGCGGGCGGGCAGGGCGACGTGGAGGCGCAGCTCGACCACGCCTTCGCGATCGTGCGCAAGACCTTCGGTTCGGGGATCGGCGCGGGGCGCACGCTGAGCACGCCGCCCGAGCCCGCCACCGCGCCGGCCTCGGTGCGTACGCAGGGCGAGGTACTGGTGGCGGTGGCCCGCACGGACGCCCCGCTGGACGAGGTCATGCGGACCATCGAAGAGGCGCTCAGAAACAAGTAG
- the ccrA gene encoding crotonyl-CoA carboxylase/reductase, whose translation MKDILDAIQSQAATAADFAALPLPDSYRAITVHKDEAEMFAGLTTREKDPRKSLHLDEVPLPELGPGEALVAVMASSVNYNSVWTSIFEPVSTFSFLERYGRLSELTKRHDLPYHIIGSDLAGVVLRTGPGVNAWKPGDEVVAHCLSVELESSDGHNDTMLDPEQRIWGFETNFGGLAEIALVKSNQLMPKPDHLSWEEAASPGLVNSTAYRQLVSRNGAGMKQGDNVLIWGASGGLGSYATQFALAGGANPICVVSSPEKADICRAMGATAVIDRNAEGYKFWKDEHTQDPKEWKRFGKRIRELTGGEDIDIVFEHPGRETFGASVYVTRKGGTITTCASTSGYMHEYDNRYLWMSLKKIIGSHFANYREAWEANRLISKGKIHPTLSRVYSLEETGQAAYDVHRNLHQGKVGVLCLSPEEGLGVRDHEMRATHLDAINRFRNI comes from the coding sequence GTGAAGGACATCCTGGACGCGATCCAGTCGCAGGCCGCGACGGCCGCCGACTTCGCTGCCCTGCCGCTCCCCGACTCGTACCGCGCGATCACCGTGCACAAGGACGAGGCGGAGATGTTCGCCGGGCTCACCACCCGCGAGAAGGACCCCCGCAAGTCCCTGCACCTCGACGAGGTGCCGCTCCCCGAGCTGGGCCCGGGCGAGGCCCTGGTCGCCGTCATGGCCTCCTCGGTCAACTACAACTCCGTGTGGACCTCGATCTTCGAGCCGGTGTCCACCTTCAGCTTCCTGGAGCGCTACGGGCGCCTCTCGGAGCTCACCAAGCGCCACGACCTGCCGTACCACATCATCGGCTCGGACCTCGCGGGCGTCGTCCTGCGCACCGGCCCCGGCGTGAACGCCTGGAAGCCGGGCGACGAGGTCGTCGCGCACTGCCTGTCGGTCGAGCTGGAGTCCTCGGACGGCCACAACGACACGATGCTCGACCCCGAGCAGCGCATCTGGGGCTTCGAGACCAACTTCGGCGGCCTGGCGGAGATCGCCCTGGTCAAGTCGAACCAGCTGATGCCCAAGCCCGACCACCTCAGCTGGGAGGAGGCCGCCTCCCCCGGCCTGGTCAACTCCACCGCGTACCGCCAGCTGGTCTCCCGCAACGGCGCCGGCATGAAGCAGGGCGACAACGTCCTGATCTGGGGCGCCAGCGGCGGACTCGGCTCGTACGCCACCCAGTTCGCCCTGGCCGGCGGCGCCAACCCGATCTGCGTGGTCTCCTCCCCGGAGAAGGCGGACATCTGCCGGGCGATGGGCGCGACGGCGGTCATCGACCGCAACGCCGAGGGCTACAAGTTCTGGAAGGACGAGCACACCCAGGACCCGAAGGAGTGGAAGCGCTTCGGCAAGCGCATCCGCGAGCTCACCGGCGGCGAGGACATCGACATCGTCTTCGAGCACCCGGGCCGCGAGACCTTCGGCGCGAGCGTCTATGTCACCCGCAAGGGCGGCACCATCACCACCTGCGCCTCGACCTCGGGCTACATGCACGAGTACGACAACCGCTACCTGTGGATGTCCCTGAAGAAGATCATCGGCTCGCACTTCGCGAACTACCGCGAGGCCTGGGAGGCCAACCGGCTGATCTCGAAGGGCAAGATCCACCCCACTCTGTCCCGGGTCTACTCCCTGGAGGAGACCGGCCAGGCCGCCTACGACGTCCACCGCAACCTCCACCAGGGCAAGGTCGGCGTGCTCTGCCTGTCCCCCGAGGAAGGCCTCGGCGTCCGGGACCACGAGATGCGCGCGACGCACCTCGACGCGATCAACCGCTTCCGCAACATCTGA